The proteins below are encoded in one region of Candidatus Poribacteria bacterium:
- a CDS encoding CocE/NonD family hydrolase, which yields MMIPMRDGVRLATDIYLPALNGQPASGKFPVILERTPYDKAGSGNVTNGTYYARRGYVCAIQDVRGRFVSEGEWYPFAKEAPDGYDTVEWLAAQEWSDGQVGTMGASYCGSDQSALATLNPPHLSTMIVAVGASNYYHCSMRQNGALEQRFMIYAFRMATTSKEAFADANIKAAVDRAFANAGEWVSRAPLKKGTSPLRMLPNYEQWVLDLFTHGEYDDYWKQRGYAISQYYEEHADVPTLYLGGWYDSYARATCENYTALSKMKNSRQVLLMGPWTHGGWGVTNAGDVDFGNHSFINYNDLRLAWFDHFLKGLHTEVSDWSPVKIFVMGTGEGIPNYQGRLHHSGYWRDEQDFPLPDTQFTPYYLHVDGELSTVLPSTDGLTSRFSFDPRDPVPTIGGGISAADPIMGAGAFDQRGNSRFFGCQDTLPLNARSDVLTFQTSPLENDVEVTGPITVKLHASSSARDTDFTAKLIDVCPLSDDFPDGLAINLTDSIIRARYRSGWDTPELLEPGNVYEFVFELYPTSNVFKKGHRIRLDISSSNWPRFDVNPNTGGDLGVERRLEIAEQTIYHEPEHASHVVLPIINR from the coding sequence GTGATGATTCCGATGCGCGACGGTGTTCGTCTAGCCACCGACATCTATCTGCCTGCGCTTAATGGTCAGCCAGCATCAGGAAAATTTCCGGTCATCTTGGAACGCACTCCCTACGACAAAGCAGGATCGGGAAATGTGACAAATGGGACCTACTACGCCCGGCGAGGTTACGTCTGCGCGATTCAGGACGTTCGAGGCAGATTCGTCAGTGAGGGTGAATGGTATCCCTTCGCCAAAGAAGCTCCCGACGGCTACGATACGGTGGAATGGCTCGCCGCTCAAGAATGGAGCGATGGACAGGTTGGCACGATGGGCGCGTCGTATTGTGGCAGTGACCAATCTGCGTTAGCAACGCTTAACCCACCGCACCTTTCGACGATGATCGTCGCTGTTGGTGCGTCGAATTACTATCACTGTTCGATGAGACAAAATGGTGCGCTTGAGCAACGGTTCATGATCTACGCCTTCCGAATGGCAACCACCAGCAAGGAAGCGTTTGCTGATGCTAACATCAAAGCCGCCGTTGATAGGGCATTTGCAAATGCGGGTGAGTGGGTGTCGCGTGCGCCGCTCAAGAAAGGAACATCGCCGTTACGGATGCTGCCGAATTACGAACAGTGGGTGCTCGATCTATTCACGCACGGAGAATATGATGACTATTGGAAGCAACGCGGGTATGCTATTTCTCAGTATTACGAAGAGCACGCTGATGTACCGACGCTCTACCTCGGTGGGTGGTATGACTCGTATGCGCGGGCAACCTGCGAGAATTATACCGCACTCAGTAAAATGAAAAACTCACGGCAGGTGCTATTGATGGGACCGTGGACGCACGGCGGCTGGGGTGTGACAAATGCAGGCGATGTTGATTTCGGGAATCACTCTTTTATCAATTATAACGACTTGCGACTGGCGTGGTTCGATCACTTCCTCAAAGGGCTGCACACAGAGGTCTCTGACTGGTCGCCGGTCAAGATTTTTGTGATGGGCACCGGCGAGGGGATACCCAACTATCAGGGGCGCCTCCATCACAGTGGCTATTGGCGCGATGAACAGGACTTTCCCCTGCCCGACACCCAATTCACGCCTTATTATCTTCACGTTGATGGCGAATTGTCTACCGTGCTGCCGAGCACTGATGGATTAACAAGCCGCTTTAGCTTTGATCCGCGAGACCCCGTTCCAACTATTGGTGGCGGGATCTCCGCTGCTGACCCGATCATGGGTGCTGGCGCGTTTGACCAACGTGGGAACTCAAGATTTTTTGGTTGCCAAGACACCCTTCCCCTCAATGCCCGCAGCGATGTGTTGACCTTCCAGACTTCCCCGTTGGAAAACGATGTGGAAGTTACAGGACCAATTACGGTCAAACTCCACGCCTCATCATCTGCTCGCGATACCGATTTCACAGCCAAACTAATCGACGTCTGTCCATTGAGCGATGACTTTCCCGATGGACTCGCTATCAACCTGACAGACTCTATCATCCGCGCGCGCTATCGAAGCGGTTGGGATACTCCAGAGTTACTGGAGCCGGGTAATGTCTACGAGTTTGTCTTTGAACTTTATCCAACTTCCAACGTTTTCAAGAAGGGGCACCGGATTCGCTTGGATATTTCGAGCAGCAATTGGCCCCGCTTTGATGTGAATCCGAACACGGGCGGCGATTTGGGGGTCGAACGGCGGCTTGAGATTGCAGAGCAGACGATTTATCATGAGCCTGAACATGCATCGCATGTGGTCTTACCTATTATTAATCGATAA